From Medicago truncatula cultivar Jemalong A17 chromosome 7, MtrunA17r5.0-ANR, whole genome shotgun sequence, a single genomic window includes:
- the LOC25499458 gene encoding probable aspartyl protease At4g16563: MAYPNILFILSLLFPLLTFSSSNQNPNTITLPLSPLFTKSPSSNLFNSLKTAATSSLTRAHHLKTPKSNHNKSKSSPSTNTQIFSKSYGGYSINLNFGTPPQTLSFVLDTGSSLVWSPCTSRYLCSNCNFPNINPTKIPVFIPRNSSTNKILGCTNPKCGYIFGPDIESRCQGCNPNTQNCNNITCPSYLVQYGLGLTAGVLLLDNLNFPGKTVANFLVGCSIVSDRQPSGIAGFGRGEDSLPSQMGLKRFSYCLLSHQFDDSPENSNLVLQVSSTGDRKTNGLSYTPFRNNPSTNNTAFLEYYYVNLRSVVIGGKRVKIPEIGTDGNGGTIVDSGSTFTFMERKIYDLVAKEFEKQLSNFTRAKDIEGESGLSLCYDFTGVKTVPFPELVFQFKGGAKMKLPNDNYFSLVGDGEVACLTVITDGVSAPERSGGPAIILGNYQQQNFNVEYDLENERFGFGPQRCEKSA; encoded by the coding sequence ATGGCTTATCCTAACATTCTCTTTatcctttctcttctctttccccTCCTCACATTCTCTTCTtcaaaccaaaacccaaacaCCATTACCCTCCCTCTTTCCCCTCTATTCACCAAATCCCCATCCTCAAATCTCTTCAACTCTCTCAAAACCGCTGCTACATCTTCTCTAACAAGAGCACACCACCTCAAAACCCCAAAATCAAATCACAACAAATCCAAATCCTCTCCCTCCACCAACACAcaaattttctccaaaagctATGGTGGTTACTCAATAAACCTCAATTTTGGAACACCACCACAAACCTTATCATTTGTCCTAGACACAGGTAGCAGTCTTGTTTGGTCCCCATGTACCTCTCGCTACCTCTGTTCCAATTGCAACTTCCCAAACATCAACCCAACAAAAATCCCAGTTTTCATCCCAAGAAACTCATCAACCAACAAAATCTTAGGCTGCACAAACCCCAAATGCGGTTATATTTTCGGACCCGACATCGAATCTCGTTGCCAAGGTTGCAATCCAAATACACAAAACTGTAACAACATCACTTGCCCTTCTTATTTAGTGCAATACGGTTTAGGTTTAACCGCTGGTGTCTTACTATTAGATAACCTCAATTTTCCTGGCAAAACCGTAGCAAATTTTCTCGTAGGTTGTTCCATTGTATCTGACAGACAACCCTCTGGCATCGCTGGATTTGGTCGTGGAGAAGATTCTCTTCCATCGCAAATGGGTCTTAAAAGATTCTCTTATTGCTTACTTTCTCATCAATTTGACGACTCACCGGAAAATAGTAACCTCGTTTTGCAAGTTTCTTCCACCGGCGATAGAAAAACAAACGGATTAAGCTACACACCGTTTCGAAACAACCCATCAACGAACAACACTGCATTTCTTGAATACTATTACGTGAATCTACGTAGTGTCGTCATCGGAGGAAAACGTGTTAAGATTCCAGAAATTGGAACCGACGGTAATGGTGGCACTATCGTTGATTCTGGATCAACGTTCACTTTCATGGAACGTAAAATCTACGATTTGGTGGCAAAGGAGTTTGAAAAACAGCTTTCGAATTTCACAAGAGCGAAAGATATTGAAGGTGAATCAGGGTTGAGTCTCTGTTATGATTTCACCGGAGTGAAAACAGTGCCGTTTCCGGAGTTGGTGTTTCAGTTTAAGGGGGGTGCAAAAATGAAGTTACCGaatgacaattatttttctttagttGGTGATGGTGAGGTTGCTTGTTTGACTGTTATAACTGACGGAGTTTCAGCACCGGAGAGAAGTGGTGGTCCGGCGATTATTTTGGGGAATTATCAGCAGCAGAATTTTAACGTTGAGTATGATTTGGAAAATGAAAGATTTGGATTTGGACCTCAAAGATGTGAAAAAAGtgcataa
- the LOC25499457 gene encoding uncharacterized protein isoform X2, producing MSLSQKALSLCCSSLKLCHTTSYSTQKPPFMTPNIHMLNYPLLTSTTRCKLHRKLKPLSASLSVEPPLDLTEDNVRQALVDARGELGQIFDTSVGMTGVVELVELDGPYVTISLKGRFWHKRSTVLARLANYLKQRIPFLCFDFRRF from the exons ATGTCCCTATCCCAGAAGGCACTGTCACTGTGTTGTAGCTCACTTAAACTATGTCACACTACCAGTTACTCTACACAAAAACCTCCATTCATGACACCCAACATCCACATGCTCAATTATCCACTTCTCACCAGTACAACAAGGTGCAAACTGCATAGGAAGTTGAAGCCTTTATCAGCATCTCTTTCGGTTGAACCACCACTTGACCTCACAGAAGACAACGTGAGACAGGCTTTGGTCGATGCTCGAGGTGAGCTTGGTCAGATCTTTGACACTTCTGTTGGTATGACAGGTGTAGTTGAACTGGTGGAGTTGGATGGACCTTACGTGACCATTAGCTTGAAGGGTCGGTTTTGGCACAAGCGTTCAACTGTCCTTGCCAGACTTGCTAATTATCTCAAACAGAGGATTCCT tttttatgttttgatttcaGGAGATTTTAG
- the LOC25499457 gene encoding uncharacterized protein isoform X1, with translation MSLSQKALSLCCSSLKLCHTTSYSTQKPPFMTPNIHMLNYPLLTSTTRCKLHRKLKPLSASLSVEPPLDLTEDNVRQALVDARGELGQIFDTSVGMTGVVELVELDGPYVTISLKGRFWHKRSTVLARLANYLKQRIPEILEVDIENEKQLDDSPANF, from the exons ATGTCCCTATCCCAGAAGGCACTGTCACTGTGTTGTAGCTCACTTAAACTATGTCACACTACCAGTTACTCTACACAAAAACCTCCATTCATGACACCCAACATCCACATGCTCAATTATCCACTTCTCACCAGTACAACAAGGTGCAAACTGCATAGGAAGTTGAAGCCTTTATCAGCATCTCTTTCGGTTGAACCACCACTTGACCTCACAGAAGACAACGTGAGACAGGCTTTGGTCGATGCTCGAGGTGAGCTTGGTCAGATCTTTGACACTTCTGTTGGTATGACAGGTGTAGTTGAACTGGTGGAGTTGGATGGACCTTACGTGACCATTAGCTTGAAGGGTCGGTTTTGGCACAAGCGTTCAACTGTCCTTGCCAGACTTGCTAATTATCTCAAACAGAGGATTCCT GAGATTTTAGAGGTTGACATAGAAAACGAAAAACAATTGGATGATAGTCCTGCGAATTTCTAA